The window TGGCCCTCGAAACAAGTGGTCAGGACTTGGGTGAAGCAGGAATTCGCATGAACCGCTTGGTTGGCTATGGGCCTGTACTCTTGGGTGGTGGACAAGTTCTGGGTATTGACAACAATGGTGGATTCATCACCGGCGGAAATCGATCAATGGAAGAATATCAGGTTCATATGATAAAATTGCAAAAAATACTAGGAGATACATTTAATTTGGAAGCCCGCAAGAATGATGTAACTGGACAAATGGATGGACTGTTAGAATCGTTGGGATCAAGTAGATCTGCTGAGAATGATTGAGATAGAGTTTAATAATGATAGAACAAGTCTTAGAAGTTTGGGTTTTAGAATGGACTAGTTCGTTTATAAATCCCCAGAAGCGAATATTCTGGGGATACCTACTCACAGCAACACTAATTGCATTTTTCTGGTTAAGATTCGTATGTAGTATTAATTTATATCAGAGTTGTAAAGTTATATTTAGCAAAGAAACATGGTTATCTACATCAGCAAAAACAGATTACTTAGTAATGCTGTTAAATTCTTTGCTTATAATAATAATTTCACCGGGGTTACTAGCAAAAGCAACAGTTGCTTACTTTGTTTACGATCTTTTTTCAATTTGGCTACAAGGTAAACAATACTTCACAGTGGAACCACCACAATGGATAATTGCTTTAAGTTTCACTTCTTTTCTATTTGTGTTTGATGACTTTGCGAGATATTGGGTACATAGATGGCTACATACGATACCAATATTATGGTCCTTTCATAAAGTTCATCACTCCGCAACAAGTCTAAATCCCTTCACAATATTCCGAACACATCCAATTGAAAGTATAATTTTTTCAACAAGAAGTGCAATAGTGCAGGGATTGACAACGGGACTCTTTTTTTTTCTGTTTGGGAATCAAGTCAGCCTACTAATTATCTTAGGTGCATCAATATTTACTTTCAGTTTTAATGCGCTGGGATCCAATTTAAGGCATAGTCCAATTTCAATACGTTATTGGGAATCTGTTGAATACGTATTGATGTCACCTGCTCAACACCATATTCATCATTCTGTTGCTGAAGAACACAGAAATAAAAATTATGGGGTTGCCTTATCTATTTGGGATTGGTTGTTTGGGACTATATGTTTGGCTAAACAAAATGAAAATTACAACTATGGACTGAATAATAAGACTAAAGAAGATGTACATGATTTGAAAATTATTTATTTGAAACCTTTCAAAGAAGTTTTATCAATTTTGAGGAAAGGAAATCCGGAAAAGAAAAAATTAAGTATTGTGAAATATTAAAATTCTAAAGGAGAAAAATGAGGAATTTACTTATATTGATTAAATTGTTTTGCTTAATCCAAATTTCAGTACCAGTACAGGGAGCAGAAAAAGTAGTCAACATTTATTCAGCTCGAAAGGAAGAGTTAATCCTGCCACTTTTAGAAATGTTTAAGAAAGAAACAGGCATTGGATACAAGCTAATTACCGGAAAAGCGGATGGATTACTGAAGAGACTTGAAATAGAAGGAAAGCTAAGTCCTGCAGATGTTTTCATAACTGTTGATGCAGGTCGTCTACAGAGAGCAAAGGATGCTGGTGTTCTTCAACCTGTACAAAACGCTAAATTTATAAATAAAATACCAAAAAATCTTCGAGATGATGAAAATTATTGGTTTGGTCTTTCACAGCGATCGCGAACGATTATTTATAATAAAAAACAGGTAGATTCACGAAAACTCAGTACTTATGAAGATCTAGCGAATACAAAGTGGAAAGGCCAACTTTGCATTAGATCCTCAACAAATATCTACAACCAGTCATTGGTAGCGTCAATGATTGTTGCAAATGGAATTACGAAGTCAGAAAAATGGGCAAGAGGGCTTGTAAAAAATTTTGCTAGACCCCCAGCTGGTGGTGATACTGATCTTTTGAAGGCAACTGCAGCAGGGCAATGCAATATCGCATTAGCAAATACATATTACCTAGGTCGAATGAAAAATAGTAAATCAGAGCAGACACGTAAAGTTGCAGAGAATTTAGTGGTATTCTGGCCTAATCAGAGTGATAAAGATCGAGGAGCACATGTAAACATCAGTGGAGCAGGCATTACCAAATATTCGAATAATGTCGAGTATGGAAAAGCTTTGCTTGAATACTTAGTGAAAGATGAGTCTCAAAGATGGTATGCTGAGGTAAATAATGAATATCCTGTTGTTGATGGTGTAATGATGTCAGATACATTAAAAGAATTTGGCAATTTCAAGGCTGATTCAATAAATTTATCAAAATTAGGTGAAATGAATGGGGAAGCTGTGAAACTCATGGACCGAGCGGGATGGAAGTAAGATAAATATGGTTTTTGAAAAAAATCTTACTTCGGATAAAGCCTTTTTCTTTAGGTCTGGTAATTATTAATTGAATTATTAATTAAAATTAGGGGAAGAAGGCCTGCTAAGACAATGGCAACAGATGGAATTGAAGCATCAACCAATCTTTCATCTGATGCTAGTTCATAAGCTTTTACTGCTAATGTATTGAAATCAAATGGCCTAAGGATAAGTGTGGCTGGCAATTCTTTAATTACATCAACGAAAACTAAAAGTATTGATGTGAGAATAGAAACTTTTAAGATTGGAAGATGTATACGAAGAAATGTTTTTTCACTTGTAATTCCTAGAGTTTGTGATGCTTTGTCCATGTTTGGACGTATTTTTTCAAGTCCAGATTCAACAGTATTAACACTAATTGAGAGAAATCTTACCAAATAAGCAAATTGAACAGCAAACAATGAACCACTAAAAATCAATCCGTATGACGTGCTAAAGAGAGAACCAAAAAGTTCATCAAACTTGTGGTCGATAAAAGCTAATGGAGTGATTATTCCAATAGCTATTATAGTCCCAGGTAGCGCATATCCCATAGAAACAAGACGAACAATTAAATTCATGGTGAATGTTGGGATAATTCTTTGGCAGTAGTTCAAAGAGAACGCTATTAATAGAGAAATTATTGATGCAACGGAGGCAAGTAGAACACTGTTATAAATTAATTCAGTGAAACCAATACTTAATATATTGTTCCAAGCTGAAGATGACCAGATTAATAATTGTATAATTGGTACAAAAAATCCAAATACTATTGGGATAGAACACGTAATATAAACAATGAAAACCTCGAAATTTTTCAATTTATATTCAGAAAACTTAGTTCTTACTCCGATAGAGTTATAATACTTAATTCTTTTCCTCGAATACCTTTCAGTAGCTATCAAAACGAAAATAAAGATTAATAATAATGCTGCCATTTTGGCAGCGGTTGAATAATCTCCCAACCCAAACCATGTTTTGAATATTCCTGTAGTAAAAACGCTTACACCGAAATAAGAAACTGTACCATAGTCAGCGAGAGTCTCCATTAATACTAATGATAATCCAACCAATATTGCTGGTCTAGCTAAAGGGACTGCAACATTCAAGAAAGACTTCCAAGGTCCGCTGTTCAAAAGTCTTGAAATCTCAATAAAATTAGCTGATTGATTCAAAAAAGTTGCTCTGGCTAACAAGTAAACGTATGGATACAAAACAAGTGAAAACATAACGACAGCGCCACCAATTGAACGAATCTCTGGGAAAAAATAATCTCCATAGTCCCAACCCATATAATTTCTAATAGTGGATTGAACTGGTCCTGCGAAATCAAATATTCCAGTATATGTGTAGGCAATAATATAAGATGGCATTGCCATAGGTAATATTAATAACAGTACAATAATCTTTTTTAGTGGGAAACTACATACTGCAGTTAACCATGCTGTTGGAATCCCCAATAACAAACTTCCAAAACTTACACCCAAAGTTAAAATCAAGGAATTAATTACATAATCTTGTAAAACAGTTTCTTTTATATGTTCCCAATTATCGTTTGAAGCATCAAACACCTCAATCAATATTGTATAAACTGGTAACAAAATAATTGAAAATAGAATTAAAGCATAACCAAACCAAAATTTCTTCCTAGTTGATTTCATAACGATTAATAAACTGTTCTTTCTATAATTAGCTGTATGCAGTGTTGATTACACCAAATTAACTTACATTAATTTTTAATTTTAGCATATAATAAATATTTTTTAATAAATAATATTTTGAGTAATTTATTATTTTCTAGCGATGGTGCAACTGCATTGTTTGGAGAAGTAAAGTGAGCCACAATTTGCAGATCTACCGATGTACTGTCTTCACTGCGCACAATCAGACTACATCCTCTTTGGTAAGAATCGAAGGGCACAACGTTACAGCTGCTAAGCTTCTCAACTAAACTTTAAAACAAAGTTCAGGGGCAAGGAACCTGTCCTCAAAGATCCGGATCAAAAAGTTACACCTCGAAGCACCAGGGCTCAGAGCCATTGGCAGAATTCTCTAGGTACATCACAAAATGGTTCCTACTTGGCTTTTCTAGGTGTCTTGACAGTAACCAGTCAGTCAATTCAAGACGATGGGCTGCCCTTTTATTGAAGTAGATAAACTCTGCAGCCTTGTTGCAAAAAAACCAAATGCTGGATCTGGAAAGCAGTCGATTCTAGTATTGGTAAAGTGCTTGGCCTTGTCTGGGGTTGTAGGTCGATCATAACTGCCAGATGTTTTCAAGCAATTAAAGAACTTGCCTACCATAGGTTATGGCACATACTTTCTCAAAACCTATGAGGATCTGATCCCCCTCAACTCTGTATCACCAAGGCAAGATATTCACGAATCAGATCGAAAAAATCAACTATGCTTAGGCGCTAACGCCTTGTTTCCTCCACTTATTCTTAAATAGTACAAAACCCATTTAACTATTTATCAAAAAAACTCATTTGTATATTTGAGTAAAACAATTTTATGAATCTCACATAATAAATAATAAGTATGTCTCTTAAATAACTGATATTTTATTATTTATTTAAAGTTAGTAACTACTAATAAATATACTTGACTTTAAAATAACAAAGAATTAGTATTTACTAATTATTGCTCAAGAAAAAAGATATGTGAAAAAAGGTTTCATTTAATTGCTGAACTTAAGTCTTTAGATTTTAAACATTACTTAGCTTTTACTATGACTAAATCTGAGTTCAAAAAGATAATATTATCTATTCTCTTTTTAGCAATTTTGATAAAATTGATATTTTCATTTCTGTTTTAATAAAAAGAATTGAGAAAACAAATGAGTGTACCGGACTGTGGGGAACGTTTCAATAAACCATATTCAGATTCAACATTTTGCATCATTTATTATTTTTCGATGATAAGCCTTAACAGTTGTTTAGTTTTCTCATTCTTTTTATTCAGCAACTGTCCATTTTGTTAAAGTTGATTTTAACATCAAGAATTACTGAACTTTAAGAACTGGATCAGTACTAATAACATAAATTTTTGTAGCAACATGGAGTGGTATGATTATTTTTGTTTTATCTTGTTCTAAATTGACAGTTAACAAGTCATTTGATTTATAAAGGAACTTGTGTGTTTGCCCTGGTACTACATTTTGTTGATGAAGGGATTGTAATATTTCTTCAGAATCTTCTAGTTCTTCAGAAATCATTAAAATTTCAACAATAGTATCTTCCGGAGTATTGTCCAAAGTAAAGTTCCCAGCTGGAAGTGAGAAACCTGGCATAGGAGTACCGTGGGGACATTTTTCAGGATAATTTAGAAATTTTGCTAATTTTTCAACTACTGTAGGGGTCATAGCATGCTCGAGAAGATGTGCATGTTTGTGAACTTCATACCAGGGTATTTCGAGTGTATTGCACAAAAAATACTCGGCTAAATTATGTCTGAAAGCAATATCTTTAGCGTAACTTTCACCTTCAGCAGTAAATAAGATTTCTTTCTTCTTATCGAATTTGACTAAACCATCTCTTTGCATTCTTTGTAAAGTTGCATGAACTGTGGGGGGTTTCGTCTTTAACCTTTGTGCAAGTGTGACACTTTTCAATTTTTCACCAGCATCTCTTAAATGGTATAACAAAAGTAGATACTCTTCAATAACTGTTGATTGTTTTTCTGACATATTCATTTTCTCATTGTGAGTATTTAACTTAGTTTTTCTGAGACATTGATAAAATATAAGCTCATCATTTATTGAATGTTTATGTAATTAACATTTAGTTTTTTTTAGATCATCCTAAATTTTTTTTAGCTAAGGCAAATAAATAAAATTAGTGAAAACTGATTAAAACCATTCACTGGTATAATTCTTATTTTTGACAACTCCAAAATACTAGGAGGACCGTATGAATTCAATAAAAAATAATTGTTGTAATCCTTTTGATAAATCAGAACCTCTATACCCAATAATTATGAAGGATGCTCTTGAAGAGATATCACCTTTGTTCATCTGCTCATCAGGCTTCTTCATTAGAACAC of the SAR324 cluster bacterium genome contains:
- a CDS encoding sterol desaturase family protein produces the protein MIEQVLEVWVLEWTSSFINPQKRIFWGYLLTATLIAFFWLRFVCSINLYQSCKVIFSKETWLSTSAKTDYLVMLLNSLLIIIISPGLLAKATVAYFVYDLFSIWLQGKQYFTVEPPQWIIALSFTSFLFVFDDFARYWVHRWLHTIPILWSFHKVHHSATSLNPFTIFRTHPIESIIFSTRSAIVQGLTTGLFFFLFGNQVSLLIILGASIFTFSFNALGSNLRHSPISIRYWESVEYVLMSPAQHHIHHSVAEEHRNKNYGVALSIWDWLFGTICLAKQNENYNYGLNNKTKEDVHDLKIIYLKPFKEVLSILRKGNPEKKKLSIVKY
- a CDS encoding Fe(3+) ABC transporter substrate-binding protein produces the protein MRNLLILIKLFCLIQISVPVQGAEKVVNIYSARKEELILPLLEMFKKETGIGYKLITGKADGLLKRLEIEGKLSPADVFITVDAGRLQRAKDAGVLQPVQNAKFINKIPKNLRDDENYWFGLSQRSRTIIYNKKQVDSRKLSTYEDLANTKWKGQLCIRSSTNIYNQSLVASMIVANGITKSEKWARGLVKNFARPPAGGDTDLLKATAAGQCNIALANTYYLGRMKNSKSEQTRKVAENLVVFWPNQSDKDRGAHVNISGAGITKYSNNVEYGKALLEYLVKDESQRWYAEVNNEYPVVDGVMMSDTLKEFGNFKADSINLSKLGEMNGEAVKLMDRAGWK
- a CDS encoding iron ABC transporter permease; protein product: MKSTRKKFWFGYALILFSIILLPVYTILIEVFDASNDNWEHIKETVLQDYVINSLILTLGVSFGSLLLGIPTAWLTAVCSFPLKKIIVLLLILPMAMPSYIIAYTYTGIFDFAGPVQSTIRNYMGWDYGDYFFPEIRSIGGAVVMFSLVLYPYVYLLARATFLNQSANFIEISRLLNSGPWKSFLNVAVPLARPAILVGLSLVLMETLADYGTVSYFGVSVFTTGIFKTWFGLGDYSTAAKMAALLLIFIFVLIATERYSRKRIKYYNSIGVRTKFSEYKLKNFEVFIVYITCSIPIVFGFFVPIIQLLIWSSSAWNNILSIGFTELIYNSVLLASVASIISLLIAFSLNYCQRIIPTFTMNLIVRLVSMGYALPGTIIAIGIITPLAFIDHKFDELFGSLFSTSYGLIFSGSLFAVQFAYLVRFLSISVNTVESGLEKIRPNMDKASQTLGITSEKTFLRIHLPILKVSILTSILLVFVDVIKELPATLILRPFDFNTLAVKAYELASDERLVDASIPSVAIVLAGLLPLILINNSINNYQT
- a CDS encoding metal-dependent transcriptional regulator; protein product: MSEKQSTVIEEYLLLLYHLRDAGEKLKSVTLAQRLKTKPPTVHATLQRMQRDGLVKFDKKKEILFTAEGESYAKDIAFRHNLAEYFLCNTLEIPWYEVHKHAHLLEHAMTPTVVEKLAKFLNYPEKCPHGTPMPGFSLPAGNFTLDNTPEDTIVEILMISEELEDSEEILQSLHQQNVVPGQTHKFLYKSNDLLTVNLEQDKTKIIIPLHVATKIYVISTDPVLKVQ